The following are encoded together in the Salmo salar unplaced genomic scaffold, Ssal_v3.1, whole genome shotgun sequence genome:
- the mansc1 gene encoding MANSC domain-containing protein 1, with translation MFPSSSPLLLAAVLTLAAAGGPVLGSDAETCFSRQHQNAVVNVRQALARPTTVMDSRISQSERDCVLACCSEDVKPGIKCTLAVFNPHKPSEPPNNHNCHLFHCQSERDCPLLAAEQGINTYDIFKGLIHPSTVIPTPPSTIQPTTTTTAAAATTTTTTPATTIRPQPTTTTTTTTPTTTTTPQPTTTTTTTPTTTTTPQPTTTTTTTTTPTTTTRPQTPTTTTRPQPTTPTTTTRPQTTTPTTTTRPQPTTPTTTTRPQPTTPTTTIRPQPTTTTTTTTTATLQPTTTTTTTTQPTTTTTQLTTTTKQPSLIIVTMAVMTRPTPTATTTTSWPLTEAHTTPTTTTSWPLTEAHTTPTTTTTAQMNRKPDKPPKKTNKSSKKPKPHPATTRTTSLPVSTTHRRDPDPTAPAPTHRRDPDPIRTTEKLQPATEPATTTTTTTTTTSTGATTTTTTKSPAAIEPLIPRTTPEKEPALVAKGVQSAPASPGTEGRGGGKEVAGPGALKSSLVAVVVVGLAILTLVLAVVGRKAMESFDRRHYTRLELNDLHYEV, from the exons ATGTTCCCCTCGTCGTCGCCGCTCCTCCTGGCCGCCGTGTTGACGCTGGCGGCCGCTGGCGGCCCCGTCCTGGGGTCGGACGCGGAGACGTGTttctccagacagcatcagaacgCTGTAGTGAATGTCCGCCAGGCGCTGGCCAGACCGACCACCGTCATGGACTCCAGAATCAGCCAatcagagagagactgtgttCTGGCCTGCTGCTCAGAGGACGTCaagccag gtaTAAAGTGTACTCTGGCTGTGTTCAACCCTCACAAGCCCTCTGAGCCTCCCAACAACCACAACTGTCATCTGTTCCACTGCCAGAGTGAGCGGGACTGTCCCCTCCTGGCTGCGGAACAGGGCATCAACACATACGACATCTTCAAAG GTTTGATTCATCCCTCCACGGTGATACCTACTCCACCTTCTACAATCCaaccaactactactactactgctgctgctgctactactactactacaactccaGCAACTACCATCAgaccacaacccactactactaccaccaccactacacctaccaccacaaccacaccacaacccactactaccaccaccactacacctaccaccacaaccacaccacaacccactactactactactaccaccactacacctaccaccacaaccagaccacaa ACACCTACCACCACAACCAGACCACAACCCACTACACCTACCACCACAACCAGACCACAAACCACTACACCTACCACCACAACCAGACCACAACCCACTACACCTACCACCACAACCAGACCACAACCCACTACACCTACCACCACAATCAgaccacaacccactactactactactaccaccacaacagCGACACtacaacctactactactactaccactactacacaacCTACTACCACAACGACACAGCTGACAACCACAACAAAACAACCCTCTTTAATCATAGTAACAATGGCTGTTATGACACGACCAACTCCAACCGCTACTACAACAACATCCTGGCCACTAACAGAGGCCCACActactcctactacaacaacatcCTGGCCACTAACAGAGGCCCACACTActcctacaacaaccactaccGCACAGATGAACAGAAAGCCCGATAAACCTCCCAAAAAAACGAACAAATCGTctaaaaaacccaaaccacatccTGCCACTACAAGAACGACGTCTTTACCTGTCTCAACGACACACCGCAGAGATCCAGACCCCACCGCTCCAGcaccaacacaccgcagagatccAGACCCCATCAGAACTACTGAAAAACTCCAGCCAGCCACTGAGccagctaccaccaccaccaccaccaccaccaccacttcgactggtgctaccaccaccaccaccactaagaGCCCAGCGGCCATTGAGCCCCTGATCCCAAGGACAACACCGGAAAAAGAGCCGGCGCTGGTGGCCAAGGGGGTCCAGTCAGCCCCAGCCTCCCCAGGGACAGAGGGTCGGGGCGGAGGGAAGGAGGTGGCAGGGCCGGGGGCTCTGAAGAGCTCCCtggtggctgtggtggtggtAGGCCTGGCCATCCTGACTCTGGTCCTGGCTGTGGTGGGACGTAAGGCCATGGAGTCGTTTGACCGGCGACACTACACCAGGCTGGAGCTTAACGACCTACACTACGAGGTGTGA